A genomic window from Triticum urartu cultivar G1812 chromosome 7, Tu2.1, whole genome shotgun sequence includes:
- the LOC125518656 gene encoding aspartyl protease family protein At5g10770-like, with protein sequence MASAGRSLLYGLLVLVLALLCGGALAAPPKRYLSVSLDQVVASKARAQCYDPSSFSGETSGNKFAIHPSCSTAEQAGRNRNIANHDRARLSTIRQRSYPSAMPPMAMPPIPPFIFPPSPTPGSAPAKGMPPMLPVIAFPPMFFPPNPAPSEGMPPVPAVAFPPIYFPPAPAPAEGPSVTIPDVPGTSGYNITEFIVIVGFGTPPQPSALLFDTGSDLSWVQCQPCAAGHCYQQRDPLFDPTKSSTYEVETLTFSSSRTFSSFPFGCGTTNLGDFGSVDGLLGLGRGQLSLASQTASSYDGTFSYCLPSHNMSRPGFLSIGAAPDTGKVQYTAMIKKPEYPSFYFVELASINIGGYVLPVPPSVFTSKGTLLDSGTTLTYIPSKAYALLRDRFKFTMKGNKPAPPFEELDTCYDFSGQSAIVIPGVSFNFSDGAVFDLDFYGIMMFPDEVAQPAYGCLAFAAGDDDSFSIIGNTQQRSAEVIYDVAAEKIGFVPFSC encoded by the exons ATGGCGTCCGCCGGACGGTCGCTCCTCTACGGCCTGCTGGTGCTGGTGCTGGCCCTCCTCTGCGGCGGCGCTCTGGCGGCTCCGCCGAAGCGCTACCTCTCCGTCAGCCTCGACCAGGTGGTCGCCTCCAAGGCTCGAGCCCAGTGCTATGATCCCTCCTCGTTTTCAG GCGAGACTTCTGGCAACAAGTTCGCCATCCATCCATCTTGCAGCACGGCCGAGCAGGCGGGACGCAATCGCAACATCGCCAACCACGACAGAGCCCGACTGAGCACCATCCGCCAAAGGTCTTACCCTTCAGCCATGCCTCCGATGGCCATGCCTCCGATCCCTCCGTTCATTTTCCCGCCAAGCCCCACACCAGGTTCAGCACCAGCAAAGGGCATGCCTCCGATGTTACCAGTCATCGCCTTCCCTCCGATGTTCTTTCCGCCAAATCCCGCACCATCAGAGGGGATGCCTCCAGTCCCAGCCGTAGCCTTCCCTCCGATATACTTCCCGCCGGCCCCTGCACCAGCGGAGGGGCCGTCCGTCACCATCCCGGACGTGCCGGGGACCAGCGGCTACAACATAACGGAGTTCATCGTCATAGTTGGCTTCGGCACGCCGCCTCAGCCATCTGCTCTGCTGTTCGACACCGGCAGCGACCTGTCGTGGGTCCAGTGCCAGCCGTGCGCCGCCGGACACTGTTACCAACAACGCGACCCGCTTTTCGACCCGACCAAATCCTCCACCTACGAAGTC GAGACGCTGACGTTCTCCTCATCGCGTACCTTCTCCAGCTTCCCGTTCGGATGCGGCACCACCAACCTGGGCGACTTTGGCAGCGTCGACGGGCTGCTTGGCCTTGGCCGTGGCCAGCTTTCGCTGGCCTCGCAAACGGCGTCCTCCTACGACGGCACCTTCTCCTACTGCCTGCCGTCTCACAACATGTCGAGGCCCGGGTTCCTCAGCATCGGCGCCGCCCCGGACACCGGCAAGGTCCAGTACACGGCGATGATCAAGAAGCCGGAGTACCCGTCCTTCTACTTCGTGGAGCTCGCGTCCATCAACATCGGTGGCTACGTCCTGCCGGTGCCGCCATCCGTGTTCACCAGCAAGGGCACCCTGCTCGACTCCGGCACCACCCTCACGTACATCCCCTCGAAGGCCTACGCCTTGCTCCGCGACCGCTTCAAGTTCACCATGAAGGGGAATAAGCCGGCGCCGCCCTTCGAAGAACTCGACACCTGCTACGACTTCTCCGGCCAGAGCGCCATCGTCATACCGGGGGTGTCGTTTAACTTCAGCGACGGAGCCGTGTTCGACCTCGACTTCTACGGGATCATGATGTTCCCTGATGAGGTAGCGCAGCCGGCCTACGGGTGCCTCGCGTTCGCGGCGGGCGATGATGATTCCTTCTCCATCATCGGCAACACGCAGCAGCGTTCCGCCGAGGTGATCTACGACGTTGCAGCTGAGAAGATTGGTTTTGTTCCCTTCAGTTGCTGA
- the LOC125525946 gene encoding aspartyl protease family protein At5g10770-like yields the protein MASAVPCLLLCLLVLSPHLGSSYRTGSINGGKHVITRDGNGLPVTHRLSPCSPSAAGLSQSMPSVGDASSRDALRLRGLLDDSADSPGLTIPSTGTPLVDLPDAAEYHVVVGLGTPAQNITVGFDTATVGATLLQCKPCAAGDPCDKVFNPSHSLSSTLYDIPCGRTWEGCPSTRCTTPGCTFRVTHNGSLVLNATMEKDTLTVAPSVHVRGFRFLCLEMMSEVPTDGTSGVLDLSRNRYSLASQVSLSPDTVAFSYCLPRGAESQGFLSLGTTRPELAGRRVSYATLYSRFPRRNLYFLKLTGVRIGGTELLIPTEPLASDALIEVQTTFTYLKPYVYEDLREVFRAWMSNYKVAPSSGELDTCYDFTGLNTLEVPIITLSFQGGASLELGIEQMMYFSNPHNIFSVACLAFAPAPAYGSGVSVIGSLAQAYTEVVYDLIGGKVGFVDNRC from the exons ATGGCTTCCGCCGTTCCCTGTCTGCTCTTGTGCTTGCTCGTTCTTTCTCCTCATCTCGGCAGTTCCTACCGCACAGGCTCCATCAATGGTGGGAAGCATGTCATCACCC GAGATGGTAATGGATTGCCTGTGACGCATCGGCTGAGCCCGTGCTCTCCTTCTGCCGCCGGTCTGAGCCAGAGCATGCCCTCGGTCGGCGACGCCTCCAGCCGCGACGCCCTCCGCCTGCGCGGGCTCCTCGACGACTCAGCGGACAGCCCTGGTCTGACGATCCCCTCAACCGGCACCCCCCTGGTGGATCTTCCGGACGCAGCGGAATACCACGTCGTCGTCGGCTTGGGTACTCCGGCGCAGAACATCACCGTCGGATTCGACACGGCCACCGTCGGAGCCACGCTTCTCCAGTGCAAGCCATGCGCCGCCGGGGACCCCTGCGACAAGGTCTTCAACCCGTCCCACTCCCTGTCATCAACCCTTTACGACATTCCATGCGGCAGGACATGGGAAGGCTGCCCCTCTACCCGTTGCACCACCCCCGGCTGCACGTTCCGCGTGACACACAACGGCTCCCTCGTGTTGAACGCCACCATGGAGAAGGACACCCTCACGGTGGCGCCGTCGGTCCACGTGCGCGGCTTCAGGTTCCTTTGCCTGGAGATGATGAGCGAGGTACCGACCGACGGCACGTCGGGAGTCCTCGACCTCAGCAGGAACCGCTACTCGCTGGCCTCACAGGTCAGTCTGTCCCCAGACACGGTCGCCTTCTCCTACTGCCTGCCTAGGGGCGCCGAGTCCCAGGGCTTCCTCTCCTTGGGCACCAcccggccggagctcgccggccGCCGCGTGAGCTATGCCACCCTGTACAGCAGATTCCCCCGCCGGAACCTGTACTTCCTGAAGCTCACCGGCGTGCGCATCGGCGGGACTGAGCTCCTGATCCCCACCGAGCCGCTCGCCAGCGACGCGCTGATCGAGGTGCAGACGACCTTCACCTACCTGAAGCCTTACGTGTACGAGGACCTGCGCGAGGTGTTCAGGGCGTGGATGAGCAATTACAAGGTGGCGCCGTCGTCAGGCGAGCTCGACACGTGCTACGACTTCACCGGACTGAACACTCTCGAAGTGCCGATCATCACGCTCAGCTTCCAGGGCGGGGCGAGCCTGGAGCTCGGGATCGAGCAGATGATGTACTTCAGCAACCCCCACAACATCTTCTCGGTGGCGTGCCTCGCGTTCGCGCCGGCGCCGGCGTACGGGTCGGGCGTCTCCGTCATCGGGTCGCTGGCTCAGGCGTACACGGAGGTGGTCTACGATCTGATTGGAGGCAAGGTCGGGTTCGTCGACAACCGCTGCTGA